Genomic DNA from Thermus caldifontis:
GCTGGAGGTGGGGCGGAGCTACCCTCGGGGGGAACTTGTGGACCGCTTCTTGCGGATGGGGTACGCCCGGGATGAGGATTACCGGGTGTTGGGGGAGGTTTTGGAGCTGGGCGAGGTGCGCTTGGAGTTCTTCGGGGACGAGCTGGAGCGCCTCCGGGTGGCCGGGGAGGAAAGGAGGCGGCACGTCCTATTGCCCAAACCGGGAAAGGCGGAAGCCTTTTCCTCCAGGAAAATCCTCCACTTTCCGGGCCCCGTGTATCTGGACACCCCGGCTCTGGCCCCAAAGGAGGTTTGGCCCCTTTTAGGGGGGCGTCAGGTGGTGGCCCTAGGGGGCGGGGTGGAGCTTCCCCTCTGGGACCTGGGGGTGAGGCCTCTTTCCCCGTACCGGGGAAGCCTTAAGGCCTTGGAAAGGGACTTGGCCCGCTGGCTTGAGGAGGGGAGGCGGGTTAGCCTCTTCGTGGCCCACGAGCGTACCCTGGACTACCTGAAAAGGCGCCTTGCCCTCTTCCAACCCCAGGTGCTCCCGCGCTTTCCCGGACCCAAGGGCCAGCTTTCCCTGTTCCGGGGAGCCTTTGAGGGGGGAGGGGAGTGGGGGGAGGAGGTTCTGCTTACCGAGGCCTTGGTCTTTGCCACGGGAGCGGTGCGGTCCAGGGTGCGGGTGGGGGAGGGTCTTGCCGACCCCGGGGCCCTTTCCCCTGGGGATTTCCTCATCCACCCTGAGCACGGCGTGGGCCAGTACCTGGGGCTGGAAACCCGGGAGGTTTTGGGGGTGAGGCGGGACTACCTGGTCCTCCGCTACAAGGGGGAGGGAAAGCTCTACCTTCCGGTGGAAGGGCTACCCCTTCTCAAGCGCCATCCCGGCACCACGGATGACCCTCCGGAGCTCTCTTCCCTGGGCAAAGGGGAATGGCAGCGGCTCAAGGAAAAGGCCAGGAAGGATGTGGAGGAGCTGGCGGCAAGGCTCCTCGTCCTTCAGGCCAAGCGCAAGGCTACCCCGGGCCGGGCCTTCCCCCCCTTGCCGGAGTGGGATCCCCTGATCGAAAGGGGTTTTCCCCACCAGCTGACCCCGGATCAGAAGCAGGCCTTAGAGGAGGTCTTGCGAGACCTCGAGGCCCCTTTCCCCATGGACCGGCTCATCTCCGGGGACGTGGGCTTTGGCAAGACGGAGATCGCCCTCAGGGCCGCCCACCGGGTGGTGGGACACGGGGCCCAGGTGGCCTTTTTGGTGCCCACCACCCTCTTGGCAGAGCAGCACGGCAAGACCTTCCGCGAGCGCTTTGCTGGGCTTCCCCTGCGCATAGGGGTCCTTTCCCGCTTCACCCCGGTCAAAGAGGAGGAGGCCATCCTCAAGGGCCTCGAGGCGGGCACGGTGGACGTGGTCATCGGTACCCACCGCCTCCTCCAGCCCGACGTTCGCTTTAAGGACCTGGGGCTTCTCATCGTGGACGAGGAGCACCGCTTCGGCGTGGCCCAGAAGGAGCGGATCCGCGAGCTGAAGGCCGAGGTGGATACCCTTTACCTTTCCGCCACCCCCATTCCCCGCACCCTTTACTCCGCCCTGGTGGGCTTGAAGGATCTTTCCAGCATCAAGACCCCTCCTCCGGGCCGGAAGCCCATCCGCACCTTCCTCGCTCCCTTTGATCCCCTATTGGTACGGGAGGCCATCCTCCTGGAACTGGAAAGGGGGGGCAAGGTCTTTTACGTGCACGATCGGGTGGCCTCCATTGAGGCAAGGAGGCGTTACCTGGAAAATCTGGTGCCCGAGGCCCGCATCGGGGTGGTGCACGGCAAGATGCCCGAGGGACTTGTGGAGGAGACCATGCTCCTCTTTGCCGAGGGGGCCTACGATGTCCTTTTGGCCACCACCATTATTGAGTCGGGCCTGGATGTGGGCGAGGCCAATACCATCCTCATCGAGCGGGCCGATCGCCTGGGCCTGGCCACCTTGTACCAGCTTCGGGGCCGGGTGGGGCGGCGGGAGCAGGAGGCCTACGCCTACCTCTTCCATCCTCCCAGGCTCACGGAGGCGGCAGAGAAGCGCCTCAATGCCATCGCGGATCTCTCCGACCTGGGAAGCGGCCACCTCCTGGCGGAAAAGGACATGGAGATCCGGGGGGTGGGAAATCTCCTGGGTCCGGAACAACATGGGCATATCCGGGCCCTTTCCCTGGAGGTTTACAGCGAGCTATTGGAGGAAGCCATCCGCAAACTGAAAGGGGAGGTCAGGGAGGAGAAGCGGCATGTGACCCTGGACCTGGGCCTTTCCGCACGGCTTCCTGCGGAGTATGTGCCGAGCCTCGAGGCCCGTAGCCGCTACTATAGCCGCTTGGCGGAGGCCAGGACCTTAGCGGAGGTTTCCCGCATCGCCAAAGAACTCAAGGAACGCTACGGCCCCCTTCCCGAGGAAGCGGAGAACTTTTTGGCCTTGGCAAGGCTTCGCCTGGTGGCCCAGCGCAAAGGAGTGGTCTCCATCACCGAGGACCTTACCCATCTCCAGGTGATCTTCCCCCGCTGGCCCCTGGACTACGATGCCCGGGCGCTGAGGCAGCTTCCCTTCCGCGTGGAGCCTACCCAGTACCCCCCGGGCTTCCGCTTGGAGAAGAAGGGCCTAAAGCCCCGGGATTACCCCGAGGCTTTGCTGCAAACCCTGTACCTCTTTGCCGATGGCTAAGGGTTGGGGATCAGGTTGAAGAGCTTAAGCCTTAGCACCACCTCAGCTTGGGTCAGGGTGTACTGGACCTTGTCCCCGGTTAGACCTAACCTGGCGCCAATGCGAAACCGGCCGCTTTTGATAAGGTCATGCGTTGGCGTGCCCGGTTGGATGTCTAGGGGGAGGGTGACGGTCTGCTCCTCCCCGGGGTTGAGGGTGACGGTTTGCTGGACGGCAGCAAAATCCCCTCCCTGGCCGTCATAGAGGTTGGTATCGTTCCCGGGGCCTAGGCGGACCTCGAGGTCCAGGTTGCTTTGGAGGCTGCCCGTGTTCTTCAAGGTTACCTGGAGGCTTAC
This window encodes:
- the mfd gene encoding transcription-repair coupling factor — its product is MEIALERERYYGHRLAVPQVVAALLFSQERPPAVLLAPEERLGRYRDLGAFGGPVYVNPGLEAWEERALFVMSYGEALAPFPEDPSAWRLVLEVGRSYPRGELVDRFLRMGYARDEDYRVLGEVLELGEVRLEFFGDELERLRVAGEERRRHVLLPKPGKAEAFSSRKILHFPGPVYLDTPALAPKEVWPLLGGRQVVALGGGVELPLWDLGVRPLSPYRGSLKALERDLARWLEEGRRVSLFVAHERTLDYLKRRLALFQPQVLPRFPGPKGQLSLFRGAFEGGGEWGEEVLLTEALVFATGAVRSRVRVGEGLADPGALSPGDFLIHPEHGVGQYLGLETREVLGVRRDYLVLRYKGEGKLYLPVEGLPLLKRHPGTTDDPPELSSLGKGEWQRLKEKARKDVEELAARLLVLQAKRKATPGRAFPPLPEWDPLIERGFPHQLTPDQKQALEEVLRDLEAPFPMDRLISGDVGFGKTEIALRAAHRVVGHGAQVAFLVPTTLLAEQHGKTFRERFAGLPLRIGVLSRFTPVKEEEAILKGLEAGTVDVVIGTHRLLQPDVRFKDLGLLIVDEEHRFGVAQKERIRELKAEVDTLYLSATPIPRTLYSALVGLKDLSSIKTPPPGRKPIRTFLAPFDPLLVREAILLELERGGKVFYVHDRVASIEARRRYLENLVPEARIGVVHGKMPEGLVEETMLLFAEGAYDVLLATTIIESGLDVGEANTILIERADRLGLATLYQLRGRVGRREQEAYAYLFHPPRLTEAAEKRLNAIADLSDLGSGHLLAEKDMEIRGVGNLLGPEQHGHIRALSLEVYSELLEEAIRKLKGEVREEKRHVTLDLGLSARLPAEYVPSLEARSRYYSRLAEARTLAEVSRIAKELKERYGPLPEEAENFLALARLRLVAQRKGVVSITEDLTHLQVIFPRWPLDYDARALRQLPFRVEPTQYPPGFRLEKKGLKPRDYPEALLQTLYLFADG
- a CDS encoding COG1470 family protein, which translates into the protein MKRVSLLLVSLALAACSGHTIHRFEVDLLSFIPQDQRQGELNLATLEVFFPDDPAGQLIEVPGVEALVDGKVSLQVTLKNTGSLQSNLDLEVRLGPGNDTNLYDGQGGDFAAVQQTVTLNPGEEQTVTLPLDIQPGTPTHDLIKSGRFRIGARLGLTGDKVQYTLTQAEVVLRLKLFNLIPNP